The genomic interval aatatattaattctGCGACAATGGTCTTAAAACCCGCTTAAACAAGATTTTAGTTTGCCCCGCCAACCATGCAATAACTTAATCATTTTTGAGATAAATACCCATTACGCGCTTTACTTTGAAGATAAATGTTTTAGGAAACCTTATAACACTTCCCATGCAGATGCTTGAAAAGTTTCAATAATCGATATATGAATTTTGTATTCGCGTTATTCGCAATGAGTGCTTGCGAACCTTTTGTTATGCCCAGAGAAAGTTAAACTGTTGAGAGTGAAAGTCGAACTAATGACCAGCTCTAATAATTTACGAGAGCACGGAGCAGTGACAATAGCCTTACCCTGAAAGATACATGATGTTTATACTTTTCAGAAAGTACATGTCAATTATTGTGACCCCAGTTCTTAAAACATAAGCGATttgctaaaacaaaaaaaaagcatttcgATAACTATTTTTTATCGGTTGATTGGAAACTGAGCAAGTCGGAAACTAGTTCGTACTGTGCGGGCACAAGGAGGACATACGTTCCTAATTTGATGTCTCTAGCGCTTATAGATTCAAGGTGGATCGAGTTGGCTATTGAGGctgataaagaaaatatatactttatgggtcggaaaaatgcaaaaatacatcGTAacgggtataaaaacaaaaaaatgggTCAAGTATAGGTGAAATTTGAAGCAATGAAACATTGAAGAGGATCTTCAGTCAAGTCTTGAAACAAATATGAAGCGTCTACGGGTGTCCCTCCAACGCTAGCGCGGAAATCGAAGCGAGGCTCAGCAGATTTCACATTGTTCCTCTTTCGATTTAGCCACAGCCAACGTCCTGCGTTTTACTACAACTTAAATTACCGGAGTTTAGCGGAAGCTACTTAGAATGGACCGATTTCTCGAACATGTCCACAATGGTCAATAACGAGGATCCGTATTTGACCTACATTGAAAACTGCAAAATCTATGTTCATGCCTCAAAGGAACACCCCTATACATGTCAAACGCTAATTATGCTGCTGCTTAGAAGTTTGGTCAGttgcgcgctctttgtaagctgctgccCACTCTCTTTCGTCGGCCCTTAGCCTCCTACATTACCGCCTGCTGCCCATCGTTCTGAGCAAAGCTCCATTTAGTTGGATCTACATATCATTAGTTTTTCGATTGATCGCAACTTAGGCAAAACTATttcgagttggctgccaagcagcaatatgttaataaataaattctaaaaaGCACATACTAGAGGCGCGTGTAagagtatctttcattttatacctatcgccacctccccgctactaccgcagagctataaatcaagttaataatgCAACTTGCATTGCCAACCAATTAaggccacaattttaatgcaattgatatttagagaatacacaaatattctatagttTAATAAGATTTACTGTAGaaaaattccaagttaaataTGGGGCAGCTAGTATtgctgtatacatgtacacacacattcatgcgcgtttgcttcgaattctatcaacagcattgcaattgtgattgttttctgtgctgttattttaatttttttttttttcttctcaatAATACTTAACTGTTGGCGTGGCTTTGGAGGCATAGCAAGCGGTGCGGCCTGTCTCGAGTTCGACAGAGAAAAGTATTAATTGGTGTCATTGACAAGTAAGGCAAAAACTGTGTAACTGGCAGTATTGTGCCGTGGGCAAGAGTAAAAAGAGACCAGTGTGTTGTGAAGCATTCAGTTCAGTATTCAGTGTTGAGTGTCCACTAACAATACCATAAGACAGAGGACATATAAtgttcggtcgaaaataatttctcttttaaaattatgttattattcctgttagactatatatataatagcaAGTATTCTCCAAACTTGCCCGGAACAAGCTTCGTGCTTCAAATTGTAGATACAACCTTTTCAAGTTTTAAATCTCCCCGTTACGCTTTTCTAAACCGACTCAGTCACTCAccaataaaattttctttctttcatatcttggtatataaatatatacaaatattcatttatacACATGTTGAGGCcttttttaataaatcaacCAATAATAATGCATACAAGCCATCGACAATTCTCTTTTACTATGATGAAGTCTTGGTTAAGTTaaggcatatatgtatgtgtgtgcgtataacTACACGGCCATCATTAAAGTAGAAATcgataatacatacatatagaacAATAAGCAGCAcattaatgcatttattttgacaattaatttaatacaatttccATCTGAAAATCTTATTCGTCAAAGGTCGGAGCAGCACTCTTTGTTTTAGAATAATCTCTTACGGGTGAATAgaactgaaaataaacaagtaaatAATCCATTATATAATGTACTTATTAAtactattttatatatcttttttgTACAAATCATTCATGCATtcatgcaaataatttatacatattatgAATTCTGATGAGCGTACCTTATATTGTTTGTCTTTATATTCTTGCCATGGCTCCGGATTGGATGAGCGATTCCAAGTGACATCCGGATTCCTTGTAGCTAGGCGAGCCATATAATAAACCGCTCCAACTGCTCCTGCAGCCACGCAAACGTAGAGCGGGATCAACTATATGAGCATTTAcgcaaatacatataaaacaaatatttatgacgATTACGTAATATAAGAGATTTAGATGGTTTCACATACCGCAGGATTTTTCTTAAGACTTTGTAATCCAAGCCCCTGCATTTTATAACTGATAAAGAAAAAGGTTTTACGTATTGTACAATAAATACgcgtaaattaaaatatattattaacttACGCAAGCTTCTAACAGTCGTAACTAAGTCTTTCTCTTCAGAACTAGCTCTTTTGAGCTAATTTATGAATGTAAGCATAGCGCCGAAGTTTTGTTAACAATTAAGAGTTagagaaaataaaacagaattttaataaatgaaattatcgAATTCCAAACTTATATATTGCAATTggtaatttataaataaagacATAGCAAAATTGGTTATACTTTATTAAATCGCAGTAGATATCCAATAATGTGTCGCATTTGGGGCAGGAGCTCAGAAATAGCAACGCCAAGTTGACGATCAACTGCGCAGAGAGATCAGGAAGAGAGAGAAACGGGTGCCCTTTGGGATACCATTGCCCTTCAAAACGCCCGTTCGCATAGATGTGCATATAACCTAATATATAACCTAATCTCTGATACTTTCATGAGCAGCATCAGAGCCATTCATCAGCCATCATAATGCTCTCCGAAACGCTTAAGCAAAGTGAATCGCATTACGCGACATACAAGAGGGAATTGTTAGCCATTGTATGGGCCTTAGTACAGTTACAAAATTACTTACATGAAaccaaagaaataaatattttcaccGACCATCAATCATagatataaaacaaataactaAAAACAGTTAATACTGCCTACCAATTTAAGACacaatataaatgcaattgtaattttaagaatatatGAATAATCTTAAGCACAATTAGATCTACTGTAGAAAAAG from Drosophila virilis strain 15010-1051.87 chromosome 2, Dvir_AGI_RSII-ME, whole genome shotgun sequence carries:
- the ND-MLRQ gene encoding cytochrome c oxidase subunit NDUFA4, with the translated sequence MQGLGLQSLKKNPALIPLYVCVAAGAVGAVYYMARLATRNPDVTWNRSSNPEPWQEYKDKQYKFYSPVRDYSKTKSAAPTFDE